The genome window CTTCTTTGTCACACCAAAGACCTTCTCTGGATTATTCTTCCATATGTCATAGTTGGTGACCACTGGCACACCGATTCCCTTAGCAACGGCTTGCTGATTCCATGGCTCACCGACGCAATAAGCGACGTTCTTACCAGACTCGAGTGTCGCAGGCATCTGTGGTGGAGGTGTGGTGGAAAGCTCGATATCACCACCGCTGAAACCTTTGATATCAGTCGATGTATACATGCCAGGGTTGATGCCTGCAGCGGCGAGCCAATAACGGATCTCGTAATTGTGAGTGGAGACCGGAAACACCATGCCCATTGGTAAAAGCTTCCCTTCGTCCTTTGCTGCTTCGACAATCGGCTTCAACGAGTCCGCAGTGATGGGGTGTGGCGGGGTATCTGTATCAAGCGCGGGATCGTTCTCCTGCATCTGCTTCCAGATATCATTGGATACAGTAATCGCATTACCATTTAAATCCAAAGTGTAGGCGGTCACGATATGCGCCTTCGTTCCAAATCCGATAGTCGCTGCGATCGGTTGACCAGAGAGCATGTGCGCACCGTCCAATTCGCCATTGATGACGTTGTCTAGAAGCTGTTTCCAGTTTGGCTGCGCGGTCACTTCGACCTGTAGGCCTTCATCTTCGAAATAGCCTTTTTCCTTTGCGATGACGAGCGGTGCGCAGTCAGTTAGCTTGATAAATCCAAATTTCAGTTCGTCTTTTTCGAGATCAAGCATCTCAGCCTGTAGTCCCGTCGAAAAACAGATCGCAGCAGTAGCTATTGATAATTTTGTTAGTATTTTTTCCATTTTTGGTTTGTATCTCTTTTTACTCAGTTTTCGATTTTAGGTAGGTAGTTAGCTTAGGATCGGGTTCATGGCCTGATCATAAATATCCTCCCGATACACACGGGAGCTTAAGGTTCTTGAAACGCTTTGAAGTTTTTCATGTGGCACAAATCTCGAAAGATCGTTGAGCACCTGCTTCGCTCGCGCTTGGTCTGGCCGATTTACATCCTCCCCCTTAAACCGCAGGAACGGACCGTCTGCCGTGCGACCACCGCCCATCGGGAAGGATGACGAAAATGCGTGTGCCAGCACCTCTGGTGTGCAATTCAAATAGTTGGGCTTCGATAGAATATTTAAAATAGCGGTGCGCTGCTCCTCTGCATCACACAGTGCACAGGCCTCACTTAAAACTCCCATAAGACGTAAATAGTCTTCTGGGCGTTCGTGATAAAAACGCTCCGTTGTCGCCAACACTTTCTCTGGGTAGCCACTCGCAATTTGCTCACTCGTGGCAGGGCACCAGCCAAAGCCCTCTTGCACGGCAACAGAGTTCCATGGTTCTCCCACACAGAAACCATCAATATTCGCCGACCGTAAATTACGTAGCACCTGCTCCGGAGGTAACACTGTAATGATCACATCCTTCTTCGGATTAATGCCATGTGCCTCTAACCAACGACAGAGCATAAAGTGATGCGAAGAATAGAGAGACACCACACCAAGCACGAGCTTACGTGGGCGGTAACCACTCTTAATATAGCGGCGTAAACTGTCACCACACTCCACCCCTTCCTCACACAGTTGCTTCGACAGTGTAATGGCATTGCCATTAGAACTAAGCACCATCCCAGTAATCACTTTACTTGGTGCGACACCAATACCTAATTGCATCACGAACGGCATCGGGCTCAGTGCTTGAGACACATCCAAATCTCCAAAGGCCAGCTTATCTCGAACTGTCGCCCATCCCACCTCACGCTTCAGTTCGACGTTCAACCCGGCATCTCGAAAAAGTCCTAAACTCTCAGCCACGATAAGCGGCGCAGCATCTAAGAGCCGAATATAACCTAAGCGTATTGCAGCCGTAGGTTGTGAGGATATTGAAAAATCTGAAGTAAGTGCTTCCATCTGGAATGCACTTTTAGCATTGACCATGCCCATTCCATTATAAATGAAACAATAGAATTCTTAAAGTTAATGAATTAGATTCATGATAGAAACAATCGACAGTCGACAGCTCCTTGCATTCTGCACCTTGGTCCAAACAGGCAGCTTCACAGATACAGCCCGCGAGCTAAGCCTCACGCAGTCTGCAATCAGTCATTCCGTAAAAAATCTGGAGGAAGATTTACGCTGCCAACTCGTCACACGAACAGGGCGAAAAATCCATATCACAGACGATGGCGAAGAGCTATACAGAGATGCGCAAGCCATTCTCCATCAGATGGAAGCAGCTCGAAACCGCATACAAGATCGAGCCAACTTAGGCAGAGGCCGCCTACGCATTGGGGCGAGCACGACTGCCTGCCAACACATCCTGCCAAACGTCTTACGTGAGTTCAATGAATGCTTCCCCGATTGCATGCTCACCATTACCCCGGCCGACACACCTGAACTACTTGAAATGGTGCGGCGACATGAGATTGATTTAGCGGTCGTAGTCTCACCGGGCACTGTAAAAGACATTATCGTCAAAACACTTTTTTCCGATGAACTGGTGTTAGTGACCTCTCCGATTCACCCTTTTGCCCAACAAAAAACGGTAAAAATGGACGAAATTGCTCAAGAACGTCTCGTTCTATACAATAAAGGCAGCCATACCTTCAGCCTTATTGAGCAGTATTTCCGCCAGAACAAGCTCGCGCTACAGAACTACATTGAGCTCGGCAGCATGGAGGCAATCAAGGAACTGATCGCGATTAATTATGGCGTGAGCTTCCTCGCCTCGTGGATCGTAGAAAACGAAGTCACTCGTGGCAGCCTGACTCGCATCAAATTCGGCCGCAACAAAATCATACGAGAATGGGGCATCTGCTACGCCAACGAGAAGAAACTCTCCATCACCGAAGAAACCTTTCTAGGCATCTGCGAGTCCGTCGCGGATACAATACCGCTGGCGCAGTCTTAGTAAATAGCATTGCCACCAATAAAAATAAGAATGTTTGGAACTTCTTCCCCGCACAGAGGACTACGTAAGCGTCATGTAACACATGACTTTTTCATATGTTAAGTTAGGGGTAACTTATAAGGTATAAAACAGACTCCCCACCACTCTTCGGAGCGGTGGGGTTTAATGTATCTGGAGCCATCGAATACAGTCGAAGGATGCGTGTCGTATATGGGAGGGAAGGCCTCCGCTGCCTGCCGCGTTCTACGCTGCCGTCCGCGGAGCCACAGCACAGAGCCAGTGCACTCAGCCAGAGCACCAGCACGACGCAAGACGAGACGGAGCTCGTCCCTCCCGAATCGGGGCATAAAATATAATGCGCGTGAGCGAAAGCGTCGACACGCGGCGCAGTCGTAGACTGGGACATAGCATTGCCACCACTAAAATAAAAATCTTTGGAACTTCTGTCCCTGGCAGAGGACTACTTTAGCGTCATGTAACACATGACTTTTTCATATGTTAAGTTAGGGGTAACTTATTAGGTATAAAACAGACTCCCCACTACTCTTCGGAGCGGTGGGGTTTAATGTATCTGGAGCCATCGAATGCAGTCGAATGGATGCGTGTCGTATATGGGAAGGATGGCCTCCGCGCCGCCCGCCGAGCCACAGCACAGAGCCAGTGCACTCAACCAGAGCACCAGCACGACGTAAGACGAGACGGAGCTCTTCCCTCCCGAATCGGGGCATAAAATATAATGCGCGTGAGCGAAAGCGTCGACACGCGGCGCAGTCGTAGACTGGGACATAGCATTGCCACAAATAAAATAAAAATCTTTGGAACTTCTGTCCCTGGCAGAGGACTACTTTAGCGTCATGTAACACATGACTTTTTCATATGTTAAGTTAGGGGTAACTTATTAGGTATAAAACAGACTCCCCACCACTCTTCGGAGCGGTGGGGTTTAATGTATCCGGAGCCATCGAATGCAGTCGAATGGATGCGTTTCGTATATGGGAAGGAGGGCCTCCGCTGCCTGCCGCGTTCTACGCTGCCGCCCGCCGAGCCACAGCACAGAGCCAGTGCACTCAACCCCAGCACTAAACCAGAGGCCAGCACGACGCAGCGCGCGGAGCACGCCCCTCCCGAATGCGTGTTACTAAATATAATGCGCGTCAGTAAATTCGCCGTCTAGCTTCGCGACTCATCCGCCGATATACGACATTTCGATTTTAGACTTCGTCGCAGTGCCCGACGAGCGGATCTCGGAATAATGATCGCTACGCACCTGCCAATGCTTAGAGAGGCGTGCAAATAAGTCCTCCTTCGAGTAAGATTCAGAGCGCATATAGGCTTTCAAATCTAAGCCCTCACTCGCAAAGAGACAGGTATATAATTTCCCATCGGCTGAAATGCGCGCACGCGTGCAGCCTCCGCAGAACGGCTGTGTCACTGAAGTAATCAAACCGAACTCTGCGGAG of Lentimonas sp. CC4 contains these proteins:
- a CDS encoding CmpA/NrtA family ABC transporter substrate-binding protein, with translation MEKILTKLSIATAAICFSTGLQAEMLDLEKDELKFGFIKLTDCAPLVIAKEKGYFEDEGLQVEVTAQPNWKQLLDNVINGELDGAHMLSGQPIAATIGFGTKAHIVTAYTLDLNGNAITVSNDIWKQMQENDPALDTDTPPHPITADSLKPIVEAAKDEGKLLPMGMVFPVSTHNYEIRYWLAAAGINPGMYTSTDIKGFSGGDIELSTTPPPQMPATLESGKNVAYCVGEPWNQQAVAKGIGVPVVTNYDIWKNNPEKVFGVTKKWADENPNTHIAVVKALIRAGKWLDETDASGKLVNREEACRILSQKNYVGADYDVLKASMTGYFYFQKSDKRDMPDFNVFFKYQSTYPWYSDGVWFLTQMRRWGQITEAKSAEWYAETAKSVYQPAVYLDAAKHLLEEGYIEESDIPWETDGYKAPTSDFIDGIEYDGKDPIGYLNSHTIGNKD
- a CDS encoding CmpA/NrtA family ABC transporter substrate-binding protein; its protein translation is MVNAKSAFQMEALTSDFSISSQPTAAIRLGYIRLLDAAPLIVAESLGLFRDAGLNVELKREVGWATVRDKLAFGDLDVSQALSPMPFVMQLGIGVAPSKVITGMVLSSNGNAITLSKQLCEEGVECGDSLRRYIKSGYRPRKLVLGVVSLYSSHHFMLCRWLEAHGINPKKDVIITVLPPEQVLRNLRSANIDGFCVGEPWNSVAVQEGFGWCPATSEQIASGYPEKVLATTERFYHERPEDYLRLMGVLSEACALCDAEEQRTAILNILSKPNYLNCTPEVLAHAFSSSFPMGGGRTADGPFLRFKGEDVNRPDQARAKQVLNDLSRFVPHEKLQSVSRTLSSRVYREDIYDQAMNPILS
- a CDS encoding LysR family transcriptional regulator: MIETIDSRQLLAFCTLVQTGSFTDTARELSLTQSAISHSVKNLEEDLRCQLVTRTGRKIHITDDGEELYRDAQAILHQMEAARNRIQDRANLGRGRLRIGASTTACQHILPNVLREFNECFPDCMLTITPADTPELLEMVRRHEIDLAVVVSPGTVKDIIVKTLFSDELVLVTSPIHPFAQQKTVKMDEIAQERLVLYNKGSHTFSLIEQYFRQNKLALQNYIELGSMEAIKELIAINYGVSFLASWIVENEVTRGSLTRIKFGRNKIIREWGICYANEKKLSITEETFLGICESVADTIPLAQS